AATAAGCCTGCAACAGAAACCAAGACCACGAACGTTAAGAAAAATAAGTCCCACTAATTATTTATGAGCAGACCGCAACCCGGTGAGTACAACTCATTTTTTGAGCGATACATCAACCAAACAAAAGCACAGAATGCACATGCATTGCTGGAAGAATTGACTACCGTTCTCGAACACTTCTATACAACATTACCCGAATCAAAAGCTGATTATGCTTATGCGCCCGGTAAGTGGACCTTAAAAGAAGTGTTACAACATGTAACAGATACAGAAAGAATCTTCAGCTATCGCTTACTAAGGATAGCCAGAAAAGATACTACTCCTCTCCCTTCTTTTGAAGAGAATGATTATGTAGCCAATGCTGATGCCAATCGCAGAAGTTTTGATGCGATCAAACAAGAGTTTTTGGCTGTCAGAAAATCCAGTAATCTACTGATCGAATCACTTACAGAATCACAACTAAATAATAGAGGTATTGTAAGTGGCACAGAAACTTCAGCCAATGCCATCGCTTTCATATTGTTTGGACATTTGATGCATCATAAGGCTGTGATTGAAGAGCGATACCTTTAAATACATTTTCCTATAAAAAAGAAAAGGACTTCAATTGAAGTCCTTTTCTTTTATGCGATCAGTTATGCTTATTTAGCAAACAAATGAATTGCCAATTGTACGTCTTTAGCAGGGCCATTGTACAAGATTCCGAATGCAGTTCTGTCTACGCTGAAATAAGCCTGACCAAACAGACCTTTTTCACTTGCGCTACGAATATTTGCATTGAATTTTACTGCAACAGTAGCTCCTTTGATGTTCAGGTTACCGCTGATCTCGCAAGTACCTTCTCCGGTATAATTTACACCTGTAATAGTGTAAGTAGCTTCACCAAATTTAGCTACATCAAAAAAGTCAGCAGACTTCAGGTGACCAGCCAATCTGTCTCCGGCACCATCTGTTACTTTCAGGTTAGCCAGGTCAATTACAAAGCTACCACCAGTCAGTTTACCGTTCTCAACTTGTACTTGTCCACTTTTTACAGTGAAAGAACCGGTATGAAAGTCGCCGGCTTTAGAACCGATCCAATCAACACGGCTTTTCTCAGCCACAACATTCAAAGTGGTAGGTGCTTTTTTGTTTTCACCCGTAAAAGAAGAAAGGCCGATCAATAATGCGGCACTCATCAAGGTCAAAAATGCTTTTTTCATAATGTTTTTCGTTTTTACAGTTTTTGAAGCTTCCGTAAAATTAGGGGAATTAATGTTACAACAATAAAATTTCGCCTTAAATCTGAATGCCTGATTCTCTTATCTTCGCAAAAATTTTTCCCGTATGAATCTTCATGAATATCAAGCCAAGGAATTGCTGAAAAAATACAATGTACCGGTGCAGGAAGGCATTGCGGTAGACACGGTAATGGCGGCCGAAGAGGCATATCGCCAAATCAAGACCCAAACCGGTAACAATTTTGCTGTTATAAAGGCTCAGATCCATGCCGGTGGACGTGGTAAAGGAAAAATAGAAGGTACTGAGCAGCGTGGTGTTGCCGTGGCTAAGAGTGTTGAAGATGTGGCTACGATTGCCAAAAACATACTCGGGGGTACACTGGTGACCATTCAAACCGGTCCTAGCGGTAAAAAAGTAAATAAGATCCTCATCGCTCAGGATGTATATTATCCGGGTCCTAACCCTGTAAAAGAGTTCTACCTCTCTATCCTTCTGGATCGTGCGAAGGGTATGAATGTAATCATGTATAGCACTGAAGGTGGAATGGATATTGAAGAAGTAGCACACAATACCCCTGATAAGATCTTCAAAGAGTGGGTGCATCCAGGTGGTGGCTTACAGGGTTTCCAGGCACGTAAGATCGCCTTCAACCTGGGACTTAGCGGAGAAGCATTCAAGAATTGCGTAAAATTCGTGACCAACTTATATAACGCTTATGTTGGACTGGATTGCGGTATGCTGGAGATCAATCCTTTGTTCAAAACAAGTGATGAAAAGATCATCGCGGTAGACTGTAAAATGAACATTGATGATAATGCATTGATGCGTCATGCTGATACAGCTGCTTTACGTGATGTATCAGAAGAAGATCCTACGGAAGTAGAAGCCGGACAATACAACCTCAACTTCGTAAAACTGGATGGTAACGTAGGTTGTATGGTAAATGGTGCAGGTTTGGCAATGGCGACCATGGATATGATCAAATTAAGTGGTGGTGAACCTGCCAACTTCCTGGATGTAGGCGGTACTGCGAATGCTCAAACCGTGGAAGCAGGTTTCCGTATCATCATGAAAGATCCAAACGTAAAAGCGATTTTGATCAACATCTTTGGTGGTATCGTTCGTTGTGACCGTGTTGCTGCTGGTGTGATCGAAGCATACAATAAATTGGGCAATATTGAAATCCCTATCATTGTAAGATTACAAGGTACCAATGCTGTTGAAGCGAAGAAACTGATCGATGAAAGTGGATTGAAAGTTCAATCTGCTATTGAACTCAGTGAAGCGGCAGAGCTGGTTAAAAAAGCAGTAGCTTAATCGAAGCTTTGAAAAAATACAAAAGCTCTGGCTAGAAGCCGGAGCTTTTTTTTGCTTGAAACGAGTAATGCTATTGATGTGAATGAATCATTTTAACCTCCATCACTGCGCTGAATGAATAACGCAGTCCTGTAGACAATTCCACACATTCATATCTTTTTCTTCTCAGTTTTCCGCGTCGAAAGACCCGACCATTATCCATCTGGAATAATTCTCCCTCTGCAATATCCGCTACGTGTGCATATCCACTCCTTTGTTGTTTATTGTATTTCCGAAGTACCAGCAATAAAGCTGTTTCACCATTCGCAGTGGCTGCGGGATTCATGACCGAATACTGCAGCGCCTGTTCAACATCTTCCGGAAATACACCCAACTGAATAAAATGCAGGAGCAGCTTTGCATAACAGGCTTTCCATTCCGCCCCATGTGCTTCTACCCGATTACGATATTGCTCAAAAGTGAGGAGATGCGCTAATTCATGTAACAGTGTGATCAAAAACTCATAAGGATTCAGATCACCATTGACCGTGATCCGATGGTTCTTTCCTGCAAATGCATGGCGATAATCGCCCAGTACCGATTTGCGTTTTCTTGTAATGGTAAGATGAACCCGGTACTGTTTGATATAAGCCACAACTTCCTCAAAACTACCTTCGGGAAGAAATGCGGCCAATGCCTGCATGGGATGTTCAGATACGGGCATTCTTTTTGGGATTCTGCCTTAAGAATAAACGAACTTCAATCCAGGTATAGACTACGTACAACCCAAGGGCTGCATAGATCGAATACACACTTTTATCTTTTCCTACCATGGACAGATAAATGATTAGTGCGGCGCCAAACCCGAGCAATTTCAAACCCATACCCGCCATCACAGCACGTACGATTGCATTGGGATTCGGATTTTTAGATGCATTCAGTTGCATCAATAGCCCAACCAACGAGAACAAGAACAGTAAAATATTCGCAATGATCAATACATCTTGCTTCATTCCCCATGCAGCAATCTTCTTATCTCCTACGATCGTGAGCGCATTGACGATCAAAAAGAATAAAACAAGTGGTCTGATTTTTTTTCCCATAATCATTTCTTTGATGTACCTGACGTATCTCTGACCAGTTTGATCAGTGTTCCAGCCAATGCCAATAACGGCAAAAGCCAGATCAATACAGGTTTTGAAAAGCTAAAATATTGATCTGCCCACTTTCCACCATATATGGTTATACACAACAATATGATCAATTGTGTGGCGAGTGAAGCATAGCTAAGTAAGGTTTTATCAGGACGTTGATCGGATGCCATTATTCGCTCGATATATCTGTCTTGGGAATGGCCAGAGAAATGGTGTCTAGTTGAGAAGGGGTATCTCCTGCCAGTACTTTTTTTACTCCATCGATATATTGTTCCTTATATCGGATCGCTTGCTCCAGTGAGTCGGTACGCATTTTCAGCATTTGAAGTGCGGCCCTGCTTTCACGAGTTCCATAACCCGGTATATAATATTTCAATGGAGAAAAAGCGATCAATGCAATGGTAAGTCCGACCAATAATACGAATACAGTACTCAATCCTATATACACACTGAGACGTGATAATCGGAAAGTGACCACTTCTTCATACGTATCATCATTCATCACTACGAGACGATAGTTATTTCTGATACGCTTAAGATTATTATTACTATCGGAATTGACCATAGACTAAAATCAGGTTAAAGGTAATGATGAATTAGGTTTTCAGCGCTGCCGAAAGGGAAATAACTGTATTTTTAAGTGATTTTATGCAGATCTACCATCGAATAAGATTTTCCGGGATGATTTTACGTTCTATTCTACCATGCTTGTCACTGATTTTTCTGTTTTTAACCGGAGAAATCGTGGCGCAGCCTTATTCCACCATCGAACTCAAAAAGGAAAAGCCTTATGAGAACCGGACATTACCCTCGGAAAAATCAGGCAATAAAAAATTCACTCTTCCCAAGCGTATCTATAACAATACAGTTACTCATTTCAACTATTATTTCAATGCGAACCAGCGCATGAACGAGATCGTTGACAGAGCCACTGAATCGCACCGAGATGATTACACACAATTACTATCTTTTTATGATTACGATCTTGAAACCACAGCACAAGATCAAATTGATACCGTGTTGTATAAATGCACAGCAGGTATTTTACTGCATGATCTAAGAAGTGATTGGGTAGATAATCTGTACCTGCTCATGGGCAAAGCCTATCTCTTCAGAAAAGATTTTGATTCTGCACTGCATGTGTTTCAATATATCAATTATGCATTTGCGCCTAAAGACGATGGCTATGATGTGCCAATTGGAAGTAATGTCAGCAATTCCGGAGGTATTTTTTCGATTTCTACCAACGAGAAAAGAAATCTCTGGAAGAAAATGACTACTACACTTCCCAGCAGAAATGAAAGTTTTCTCTGGATGGCCCGCACTTATATTGAACAAGATAAAACAGCGGAAGCTGCAGGATTAATCGCCCTATTAAGAAGTGATGCATTATTCCCAGCCCGTTTACAAGCTGAACTGGATGAAGCAAGTGCCTATCTGTTTTATAAACTCAATGCTTATGACAGCGCAGCTTTTTATCTGACCCGTTCCCTGAAAAAAGGAAATGATCTTCAGGATAAAGCAAGAACCTATTACCTGGCTGCTCAACTGTATGAAAAAGCCAATAAAAATAGCGA
Above is a genomic segment from Sediminibacterium sp. KACHI17 containing:
- a CDS encoding DinB family protein, yielding MSRPQPGEYNSFFERYINQTKAQNAHALLEELTTVLEHFYTTLPESKADYAYAPGKWTLKEVLQHVTDTERIFSYRLLRIARKDTTPLPSFEENDYVANADANRRSFDAIKQEFLAVRKSSNLLIESLTESQLNNRGIVSGTETSANAIAFILFGHLMHHKAVIEERYL
- a CDS encoding YceI family protein codes for the protein MKKAFLTLMSAALLIGLSSFTGENKKAPTTLNVVAEKSRVDWIGSKAGDFHTGSFTVKSGQVQVENGKLTGGSFVIDLANLKVTDGAGDRLAGHLKSADFFDVAKFGEATYTITGVNYTGEGTCEISGNLNIKGATVAVKFNANIRSASEKGLFGQAYFSVDRTAFGILYNGPAKDVQLAIHLFAK
- the sucC gene encoding ADP-forming succinate--CoA ligase subunit beta → MNLHEYQAKELLKKYNVPVQEGIAVDTVMAAEEAYRQIKTQTGNNFAVIKAQIHAGGRGKGKIEGTEQRGVAVAKSVEDVATIAKNILGGTLVTIQTGPSGKKVNKILIAQDVYYPGPNPVKEFYLSILLDRAKGMNVIMYSTEGGMDIEEVAHNTPDKIFKEWVHPGGGLQGFQARKIAFNLGLSGEAFKNCVKFVTNLYNAYVGLDCGMLEINPLFKTSDEKIIAVDCKMNIDDNALMRHADTAALRDVSEEDPTEVEAGQYNLNFVKLDGNVGCMVNGAGLAMATMDMIKLSGGEPANFLDVGGTANAQTVEAGFRIIMKDPNVKAILINIFGGIVRCDRVAAGVIEAYNKLGNIEIPIIVRLQGTNAVEAKKLIDESGLKVQSAIELSEAAELVKKAVA
- a CDS encoding SprT-like domain-containing protein; the encoded protein is MPVSEHPMQALAAFLPEGSFEEVVAYIKQYRVHLTITRKRKSVLGDYRHAFAGKNHRITVNGDLNPYEFLITLLHELAHLLTFEQYRNRVEAHGAEWKACYAKLLLHFIQLGVFPEDVEQALQYSVMNPAATANGETALLLVLRKYNKQQRSGYAHVADIAEGELFQMDNGRVFRRGKLRRKRYECVELSTGLRYSFSAVMEVKMIHSHQ